Proteins encoded in a region of the Prunus persica cultivar Lovell chromosome G4, Prunus_persica_NCBIv2, whole genome shotgun sequence genome:
- the LOC109948652 gene encoding uncharacterized protein LOC109948652 — MVIDDNPNNSAGEANKLMREIRTFEFVFHLFLMKVILGLTNSVSQALQRKDQEIVNAMALMKSCKEKLHWMRNNEFNALVNEVSSFCEKHHIDVPNMQEAFILPRRSRHNTRIKINRHHYLVELFIYVIDEQIMELDDRFNEVNTKLLICLACLSPKDSFIAFDKLKLLCLAQFYPQDFSDEDRLALEDLLEIYIHYVRSSCDFSQLEGIGDLARKNGGDKDASSIQLCAFAYYIVFSFTSCNCFSGEGIFNHEYY; from the coding sequence ATGGTTATTGATGATAATCCCAATAATAGTGCGGGTGAAGCAAATAAGTTAATGAGAGAAATACGtacttttgagtttgtgtttcacCTTTTCTTGATGAAAGTCATATTGGGACTCACAAATAGTGTGTCACAAGCATTGCAAAGGAAAGATCAAGAAATTGTGAATGCAATGGCTTTAATGAAATCATGCAAGGAAAAACTACATTGGATGAGGAATAATGAGTTCAATGCATTGGTTAATGAAGTATCTTCTTTTTGTGAGAAACATCATATTGATGTTCCTAACATGCAAGAGGCATTTATACTTCCAAGGAGGTCAAGGCATAATACTCGAATAAAGATAAATCGTCATCATTATCTTGTGGAGCTCTTTATTTATGTCATTGATGAGCAAATTATGGAGTTAGATGATCGCTTTAATGAGGTAAATACTAAGTTGCTTATTTGTTTGGCATGTTTGAGTCCGAAAGATTCATTTATAGCTTTTGATAAACTAAAGCTACTTTGTCTTGCTCAATTTTATCCTCAAGACTTTTCGGATGAGGATCGTTTAGCACTTGAAGATCTACTTGAGATTTATATTCATTATGTGCGTTCGAGTTGTGATTTCTCTCAACTGGAAGGGATTGGTGATCTTGCAAGAAAAAATGGTGGAGACAAGGATGCGTCAAGTATTCAATTATGTGCATTTGCTTATTACATTGTCTTTAGTTTTACCAGTTGCAACTGCTTCAGTGGAGAGGGCATTTTCAATCATGAATATTATTAA